The Oryza glaberrima chromosome 9, OglaRS2, whole genome shotgun sequence genome includes a window with the following:
- the LOC127785130 gene encoding uncharacterized protein LOC127785130, which yields MNLSEEWRFLFPVSSVFAPPSLAVANRNENGNGNGYGPLLFSPLPPPATLHTNIPFPAFQFHPPHSKSTGDALRYFLSSTASFLPTPDLHSLSSSLSDSTTFRPPPPPSNLLATILLRAPSTSLLLFFPSGHNADHLSYATLHSTAAPLSAVQTLTHGFMHPGHRIHHLAATSSCPPPHSHSPAAATPLVHGFLLAATTYSVNWFKVESSSSSSTSPPALVPAAKQAFDAAVVHACWSKHLHSDCLVLLDNAHLCCFDLHQRRGSVLRVGTATATATEGGACLSCDYGPQPWTAVVATTKAILLLDLRYGPDHPGHCKVLARVGMQGLFDPDPPLNSECHYLAFCKAPFDDFLMSVATERLLLVLDVRQPLTPVLAWQHGLHNPSHLAMFRLSQLRPSKEHEWASSSGIAILAGSFWSTEFNLFFCGPKDQGSSSSQNAHHLYAWDVPSRISLIGQHCSCSNGLMREIFTDHEPITRNTVVGYHVLPNTLLQDESSSSFTGFALIWLTSSGKLEMQRFRASGDFDEHVMCDGSHHQSAACTTSSIISPDTTAHGEKFSSRYKFLKFHYLSKYLEGNLLSALENHNVVNKGSHQIVISEDVSAFAKENSPPCYRSVSDLLCNASVPMNIFETGCQHILNNGLSSDSLLVTFSKYKDMLACSKGKLIYEYPEVPARSRNNDEHRPFLLAKPSGTGNKLTSEAISGDALVGPLLPIPLLLAIEDRNKGTIESSTCQGETSSVSRRCREALEACVPKTSNANATRFSGWYASRELRKKPYFVYEPQIDDRLTLDETARKEGKKAHMDENLTTFVCGKAGVPHSGPKQAASNLFDCNCSPVRMDFELPFVDVQPAEQKAIQSLKNQFLSWQNNFRPYKDFCNSHHIQLQKPQR from the coding sequence ATGAACCTGTCGGAGGAATGGCGCTTCCTCTTCCCCGTCTCTTCCGTCTTTGCGCCGCCGTCCCTCGCCGTCGCAAACCGGAACGAGAATGGGAATGGGAATGGGTATGgacccctcctcttctcccccctcCCGCCTCCCGCCACGCTCCACACCAATATCCCCTTCCCCGCCTTCCAGTTTCATCCCCCGCACTCCAAGTccaccggcgacgccctccgcTACTTTCtcagctccaccgcctccttcctccccacCCCCGACCTCCACTCCCTCTCCAGCTCCCTCTCCGACTCCACCACcttccgcccgccgccgccgccttccaacctGCTCGCCACCATCCTCCTCCGCGCTCCCTccacctctctcctcctcttcttcccttccgGCCACAATGCCGACCATCTCTCCTACGCTACTCTCCACTCCACTGCCGCCCCCCTCTCGGCCGTGCAGACCCTCACCCACGGCTTCATGCACCCCGGCCACCGcatccaccacctcgccgccacctcctcctgcccCCCGCCGCATTCGCACTCACCAGCAGCAGCTACCCCCCTTGTCCACGGATTCCTTCTCGCTGCCACCACCTACTCGGTCAATTGGTTCAAGGTTGAGTCTTCTTCTTCTAGTTCTACCTCCCCGCCTGCGCTCGTGCCCGCGGCCAAGCAGGcgttcgacgccgccgtcgtgcacGCGTGCTGGAGCAAGCATCTGCACTCCGACTGCCTTGTGCTGCTCGACAATGCCCACCTCTGCTGCTTCGATCTCCACCAACGCCGTGGAAGCGTCCTTCGCGTTggcactgccactgccactgccaccgaGGGTGGCGCCTGCCTAAGCTGCGACTACGGGCCGCAACCGTGGacggccgtcgtcgccaccaccaaGGCCATCCTACTCCTTGATCTCAGATATGGTCCAGATCATCCTGGACACTGCAAGGTTCTAGCGAGGGTTGGGATGCAAGGGTTGTTCGACCCTGATCCTCCTCTCAACAGCGAATGCCACTATCTTGCATTCTGCAAGGCTCCGTTCGACGATTTTCTCATGTCGGTGGCGACGGAGCGTCTTCTGTTGGTGCTTGATGTCAGGCAGCCTCTGACACCCGTGCTGGCATGGCAGCATGGCCTCCATAACCCAAGTCATCTTGCTATGTTTCGGCTATCTCAACTCAGGCCTTCCAAGGAGCATGAGTGGGCGTCCAGCTCGGGGATCGCCATTCTGGCTGGTTCATTCTGGAGTACTGAGTTTAATCTCTTCTTCTGTGGCCCCAAGGACCAAGGCTCTTCCTCTTCACAGAATGCTCATCACCTGTATGCTTGGGATGTTCCATCTCGGATTTCTTTGATAGGCCAGCACTGCAGCTGCAGCAATGGGCTTATGAGAGAGATATTCACTGATCATGAGCCCATCACTAGGAACACCGTCGTTGGCTACCACGTGCTTCCAAACACATTGCTGCAGGACGAATCGTCGTCATCGTTCACTGGCTTTGCTTTGATCTGGTTAACGTCGTCGGGGAAGTTGGAGATGCAAAGATTCCGTGCATCTGGAGATTTTGATGAACATGTCATGTGTGATGGATCACATCATCAATCTGCGGCTTGTACTACTTCATCCATTATTTCTCCAGACACTACTGCTCATGGTGAAAAGTTCTCTTCCAGATATAAGTTTTTGAAGTTCCATTACCTATCAAAATACCTGGAGGGCAATCTGCTCAGCGCGTTGGAGAATCATAATGTTGTTAACAAAGGCTCCCACCAAATTGTTATTAGTGAAGATGTATCAGCATTTGCAAAGGAGAACTCTCCGCCGTGTTATCGGTCAGTTTCGGATCTCCTATGCAATGCTAGTGTGCCCATGAACATCTTCGAAACTGGGTGTCAGCACATACTGAACAATGGGCTATCTTCAGATAGCCTTCTTGTTACATTCTCCAAATACAAGGACATGCTTGCATGCAGTAAAGGAAAACTGATATATGAATATCCAGAAGTTCCTGCACGTTCTCGAAACAATGATGAACATCGGCCTTTCCTGTTGGCAAAACCTTCAGGCACAGGTAACAAGCTCACCAGCGAAGCAATATCTGGAGATGCTCTTGTTGGTCCACTACTCCCAATCCCTCTTCTGCTTGCAATTGAAGACAGAAACAAGGGTACTATAGAGAGCAGCACTTGTCAGGGAGAAACCAGCTCGGTAAGCCGTCGCTGTAGGGAAGCTCTTGAAGCCTGTGTTCCTAAAACATCAAATGCCAATGCAACCAGGTTTAGTGGATGGTATGCTTCGCGAGAGTTGAGAAAGAAGCCATATTTTGTTTATGAGCCTCAGATTGATGATAGACTCACTCTTGATGAGACTGCTAGAAAGGAGGGTAAAAAGGCGCATATGGATGAAAACTTGACAACATTTGTTTGTGGAAAAGCTGGAGTTCCTCATTCTGGACCAAAGCAAGCCGCATCCAATTTGTTTGATTGCAATTGCAGCCCAGTGAGGATGGATTTTGAGCTTCCATTTGTAGACGTACAGCCTGCTGAGCAAAAGGCAATCCAGAGCTTGAAGAATCAGTTTTTATCATGGCAAAACAATTTCAGGCCATACAAAGATTTCTGTAACTCACATCACATACAATTACAAAAGCCACAGCGATAG